Proteins encoded within one genomic window of Zestosphaera sp.:
- a CDS encoding ABC transporter substrate-binding protein, which yields MEVPKAYVALLAVAVLLSVISVAYSYSLMSEVRGLLSRQADVLSSVQADVSELRSGVSLLSAEFKTLRDLVGGLSVKYEELSGRLKGVKYPFMVTDSVGRTVVIKYEPVRLISVGPALTEVLFALGVGNRVVGVDRFSNYPPVLSDLIGNGSVKVVGDAFSLNVELVASLRPDVIFIAYSTQLEKYIKTLSDLGFTVYVVRVDDVSDVYNAVLALGFVVNRVDEALKLVDSSMSEMVATYMAVCEYLNRTGAGRLSVYWEVFPDYWTLGGNAFQSSIVEYAGGVNVFANTSMTWFTASPESVISLNPSVIIISYNYGAFGSYQDLVSRIASRPGWESVRAVRDGRVYVVGGVAEDVLSRPGPRLALAVKILARILYPGAFNITQVPVFVGDDVIAGWGLLKDGLTGS from the coding sequence ATGGAAGTGCCTAAGGCTTACGTTGCGCTTCTTGCGGTGGCCGTGTTGCTCAGCGTTATATCCGTTGCGTACAGTTACTCTTTGATGAGTGAAGTTAGGGGGCTTCTCTCACGCCAAGCCGACGTGTTAAGCAGTGTGCAGGCGGATGTTTCAGAGCTTCGGAGTGGTGTTAGTCTGCTTAGCGCTGAGTTTAAGACCCTGAGGGATCTTGTTGGGGGGTTGAGTGTCAAGTATGAGGAGTTGAGCGGGAGGTTGAAAGGGGTCAAATACCCGTTCATGGTCACCGATAGTGTCGGAAGGACAGTCGTCATTAAGTACGAGCCGGTGAGGCTGATTTCCGTAGGTCCTGCGTTGACTGAGGTGCTTTTCGCTCTCGGCGTCGGCAACAGGGTTGTCGGTGTTGACAGGTTTTCAAATTACCCCCCGGTGCTCAGTGATTTAATCGGCAACGGGTCCGTCAAGGTGGTGGGCGATGCCTTCAGTCTGAACGTGGAGTTGGTGGCTAGCTTAAGGCCTGACGTGATCTTCATAGCGTACTCCACGCAGCTCGAGAAGTACATTAAAACCCTTTCGGACTTAGGCTTCACCGTCTATGTGGTCCGAGTCGATGATGTAAGCGACGTCTACAATGCCGTACTGGCTCTTGGGTTTGTGGTGAACAGGGTTGACGAGGCCCTGAAGCTCGTCGACAGCTCGATGAGCGAGATGGTCGCCACGTACATGGCCGTGTGCGAGTACCTGAATAGGACAGGTGCGGGCAGGTTAAGCGTGTATTGGGAGGTGTTCCCCGACTACTGGACTTTAGGCGGCAACGCCTTCCAGAGCAGTATTGTGGAGTATGCTGGCGGGGTTAATGTCTTCGCCAACACGTCGATGACATGGTTTACGGCTAGCCCTGAGTCTGTGATTAGCTTGAACCCCTCGGTCATCATTATAAGCTACAACTACGGGGCTTTCGGAAGCTATCAAGACTTAGTGTCGAGAATTGCTTCGAGACCTGGCTGGGAAAGCGTGAGGGCCGTCAGGGATGGGAGGGTCTACGTTGTCGGGGGGGTTGCGGAGGACGTTTTATCGCGTCCAGGCCCTAGGTTGGCTTTAGCTGTCAAGATCTTGGCCAGGATCCTATACCCCGGGGCCTTCAACATAACTCAAGTCCCCGTATTCGTCGGTGATGACGTCATAGCTGGGTGGGGGCTCCTTAAGGATGGCCTAACTGGTAGCTGA
- a CDS encoding thymidine kinase, whose product MSCGLYVITGPMFAGKTTELLRILNKYRIAGYRALLVKPSIDRRYSDREVVSHDGIRMEALAVEPSLSGLMGISEVLHHNDVVGFDEFQFFEYSRGLVDFILRLSVERLVYVASLNLDFRGEPWEVVKELLPYADEVQTLYAVCTYVDSETGRKCGRPASRTQRLIDGRPAPYDSPRILVGGKESYEARCRRHHFIVK is encoded by the coding sequence ATGTCGTGCGGTCTCTACGTGATAACAGGCCCTATGTTTGCAGGCAAGACTACCGAGCTCCTCAGGATCCTAAATAAGTACAGGATAGCCGGGTATAGGGCGTTGCTAGTCAAGCCCAGCATTGACAGAAGGTACTCAGATAGGGAGGTAGTCAGCCACGACGGCATAAGAATGGAGGCCCTGGCGGTGGAGCCCTCCCTAAGCGGTTTGATGGGGATTTCCGAGGTTCTCCACCACAACGACGTGGTGGGTTTCGATGAGTTCCAGTTCTTCGAATATAGTAGGGGGTTAGTGGACTTCATCCTGAGGTTAAGTGTCGAGAGGCTGGTTTACGTGGCGTCGCTCAACCTGGACTTCAGGGGTGAGCCATGGGAGGTCGTTAAGGAGCTCCTGCCATACGCGGACGAGGTCCAAACACTCTACGCTGTATGCACGTACGTAGATTCTGAGACGGGAAGGAAGTGCGGCAGACCCGCGAGCAGGACGCAGAGGCTAATCGACGGCAGGCCTGCACCCTACGACAGTCCGAGGATATTGGTGGGTGGTAAGGAGAGTTATGAGGCCAGGTGCAGGAGGCATCACTTCATAGTTAAGTAG
- a CDS encoding NAD(P)/FAD-dependent oxidoreductase, with the protein MVGAGPGGLLSSYALLRKGFRTEVHEEHDRVGLPRHCSGLVSEYVVRTLGSLAKPHVLSKFNEYRVRTLEDGLIHDASTLRFREPVYLVDRVEFEASLSEVVESCGGRLVLRSRITDLNTEQAAVKTRQGWRRGDLLIISEGAARSLVSEAGLCVGGKSLVGPQALVRLGRAPETVEVMVSPIFGSEGFGWVIPVDDRRAIVGLLTSSRMAGNMLRYLIRKIARHSYEAVVERFFGGTVPADRPCKNLVSRKYLVVGDAASLTKPITKGGLYPLVEEVRALGDSVRSDGLNVDVFNFRYRGILRLINSQHRMLDVICRLGGYYKLVKSITRPGLKDLRLLNYDKLLPDPSSLLPAYTLKKLLGLPDY; encoded by the coding sequence GTGGTTGGAGCCGGACCCGGCGGACTGCTGTCCTCATACGCCCTCCTCAGGAAGGGCTTCAGGACTGAAGTTCATGAAGAACACGATAGAGTAGGTCTTCCGAGACACTGTAGCGGGCTTGTCAGTGAGTATGTCGTCAGGACGCTGGGCTCTCTCGCCAAACCCCACGTTCTGAGTAAATTCAACGAATACAGGGTGAGGACGCTCGAGGACGGGCTCATCCACGACGCTTCGACGTTAAGGTTCAGGGAGCCCGTATACTTGGTGGACAGAGTTGAGTTCGAGGCCTCGCTGAGCGAGGTCGTTGAGAGTTGCGGCGGCAGGCTGGTCCTCAGATCCCGCATTACCGACTTGAACACGGAGCAAGCCGCCGTGAAGACTAGGCAGGGCTGGCGGAGGGGCGACCTGCTGATCATCAGCGAAGGCGCTGCGAGGAGTCTGGTCAGCGAGGCCGGACTGTGCGTCGGGGGGAAATCGTTGGTAGGACCTCAGGCCTTAGTCAGGTTAGGCAGGGCCCCCGAGACCGTTGAAGTGATGGTCTCCCCAATCTTTGGTTCAGAAGGCTTTGGGTGGGTGATCCCCGTTGACGACAGGCGGGCGATAGTCGGCCTGCTGACGAGCTCCAGAATGGCTGGCAACATGCTCAGGTATCTCATACGCAAGATCGCCAGACATTCGTACGAGGCAGTTGTTGAGAGGTTTTTCGGAGGGACCGTCCCCGCCGACAGGCCCTGCAAGAATCTCGTCAGCAGGAAGTACTTGGTGGTGGGGGACGCCGCATCGCTCACCAAACCAATAACTAAGGGCGGGCTGTACCCGTTGGTCGAGGAGGTGCGGGCCCTAGGCGACTCAGTAAGGAGCGATGGTCTCAACGTCGACGTATTCAACTTCAGGTACCGCGGGATCCTAAGACTCATCAACTCCCAGCACAGGATGCTGGACGTGATTTGCAGGCTGGGGGGTTACTATAAGCTGGTTAAGTCAATAACCAGGCCAGGGCTGAAGGACCTCAGACTGCTGAATTACGATAAACTACTGCCGGACCCCTCCAGCCTCCTGCCCGCGTATACCCTGAAGAAACTTCTAGGTTTGCCGGATTATTGA